TTTCCTGATCGATGGATTCATCAGCAGGATCCCGCCTTTTTCGTCCGTGAGCATTATCCCCTCGAACATGCTTGAAAGTATCGCCTCCAGCTTGGCCTTTTCGGACGATATGCTCTTAACCTTGGCATTTATTTCGTCCGCCATATCATTCAATGCCCCGGCGAGATCCCCCGTTTCATCGCTAGAACGCACTATCACCTTTCTTGAAAAATCTCCCCCTGCAAGGCGTTTTGCGATAGCGGACATTTCGGAAAGGGGCTTTGATATCATGATCGAGACAAAAAAACTCGCAATCAAAGTGGCAAGGATGGCAAAAATGACCGCGATGCCTATAGTCTTTAGCATCTTTGACTTCATAAGCTCTATGTCCTGGAACGGAATGGCCAATCTCAATATGCCGGCAAGACTGCCCTTCCCCAGGGGAACAGCCATATACAGCATATCTTTCCTTATGCTTGTGCTAAAACGCTTGCTCCGGCCAAGACCTTTTTTTAGAGCATCCTGGACTTCCGGTCTTGTTATATGGTTCTCAAGCCTTGACAGATCATTTCCGTCTACTTCGGAATCGCCGATAACAATACCCGCGGGGTCAATTATTGTCGCGCGCACGCTTAAACTCCGGCCTATCCTGTCGGCAAGATCGTCCGCGCCGGCGGAGGTTATCTTACGGATCAGTTCGTTATCGATAAGATCCTTATTTAATAGGAGGTCTTTCTTAAGGTTGTCCTGTATGCGGGTTTCAACGTAGGTCTTAAGGTGGGTATTAATATAAAAATATGTAGCTGTAAGTATGAGGAGTACAATCGAACAAAATATAAACGTCAGTTTCCAATATATCCTAATCCTCATTCATCCTCTTCCCTGAATTTGTAACCAAGGCCCCTTACGGTTTCGATAAGACGTCCGAATTTGCCCAGCTTCTCTCTGAGGCGCTTCACATGCGTATCGATAGTGCGCGTATCGACTCCTGTGCCCATATCCCAGACATCGGACAAAAGCCTATCCCGCGTCTGGACCCGGCCGCGCCGCTCAAGGAACGTCACTAACAGCTTGAACTCCATGTGTGTAAGCTCTATGGCCCTTCCCCTTACGGTTACTTTATGCTTCGAAAGGTCGACCGATATATCCCCTGCCATCAGGATGTCTTTTTTCGATTCTTCGACCTTACCTCTTTTCAGGATCGCTTTTACCCTTAGCACCAGCTCCCTTGGGCTGAAAGGCTTGACCATATAATCATCGGCGCCGAGTTCAAGGCCTACTATCCTGTCGACCTCTTCGCCTTTAGCCGTAAGCATTACTATAGGTATATTTTTAAGCTTCTCTTTCTCTTTTATTGCGCGGCAGGTCCCGAAACCGTCTATACCCGGAAGCATTATGTCGAGTATTATTAAATCTACCGGCCGGTCATTCAATATCTCCAGGGCCTTTTCTCCTGTCGCGGCAACTATGCATACGTACCCGGTCTTATCGAGGTTAAATTTAACCAATCTGGATATGTGCTTATCGTCTTCGACTATTAGTATGCGCTCTTTCACCCCGCCCATCCTTCCCGACCCCTAACCCATCATAGGATGGGCGGGGTTCATAGATATCTGTCTTTATTAATTACGTGAATCATCTCGCAGAGCCTGCCGTAATCACGCAGATTGAAATTCATCGCTATCCTGGGCAGGTCAAGAAATTCCTCTTCCTGGATCTCCTTGTCCGTTGGGGTCGAACGCCTGACATCGCCTCTTGTCAATCCCTCGACGCGCTTCGCTTGCCCGGGATTGATCCCGAGCTTTCGCCGAGGGATCAATATGTCTTTAAATTTTCGATTAATAAGCTTTAGAGTATTCCCGGATATCTCTTTATTCAGCCTTATCACGGTCAGGCCGGAAACGTACCTTATAGAGTGATATATGCTGTAAAAATCGTCTATATATTTTACCGCCTCATCAGCGGTTTTAGCGATATGGAAAAGCTTGAGATCTTCCTTTTTAATGAAGCCGTTCTTAAGCAGGTGATCTTTAACGTAACGTTTCCAGGCCTCCCAGTATGTCGAACCTTTCGGTTCCATTAAAACTATCGGCCTGGGCCTGGATTTACCGGTCTGCACGAGGGTAAGCATCTCGAATCCCTCGTCATGCGTGCCGAACCCCCCGGGGAAAAGGGCGGTGGCGTCGGTCTCTTTCACGAAGATCAGCTTCCTGGTAAAGAAATATTTGAAGTTTATTATCTTGTCTTTTTCGTAAATGTACGGATTGGGCTTTTGTTCGAAAGGAAGCCTTATGTTTAACGCGAACTCTTTCCCCGGCTGGGC
The sequence above is a segment of the Candidatus Omnitrophota bacterium genome. Coding sequences within it:
- a CDS encoding response regulator transcription factor yields the protein MGGVKERILIVEDDKHISRLVKFNLDKTGYVCIVAATGEKALEILNDRPVDLIILDIMLPGIDGFGTCRAIKEKEKLKNIPIVMLTAKGEEVDRIVGLELGADDYMVKPFSPRELVLRVKAILKRGKVEESKKDILMAGDISVDLSKHKVTVRGRAIELTHMEFKLLVTFLERRGRVQTRDRLLSDVWDMGTGVDTRTIDTHVKRLREKLGKFGRLIETVRGLGYKFREEDE
- a CDS encoding TIGR00730 family Rossman fold protein, with the translated sequence MKNTHKEYEIGDSAIDGLIDELAKRSGSAGTERILREILTTAVKLGKECGDRGDLKLVNNALKELRYSFKIFSPYRDVKKVIIFGSARSLKRSAEYKMAEEFTRKLTAKGYMIVTGGGPGVMEAGNKGAQPGKEFALNIRLPFEQKPNPYIYEKDKIINFKYFFTRKLIFVKETDATALFPGGFGTHDEGFEMLTLVQTGKSRPRPIVLMEPKGSTYWEAWKRYVKDHLLKNGFIKKEDLKLFHIAKTADEAVKYIDDFYSIYHSIRYVSGLTVIRLNKEISGNTLKLINRKFKDILIPRRKLGINPGQAKRVEGLTRGDVRRSTPTDKEIQEEEFLDLPRIAMNFNLRDYGRLCEMIHVINKDRYL